The following proteins come from a genomic window of Coturnix japonica isolate 7356 unplaced genomic scaffold, Coturnix japonica 2.1 chrUnrandom451, whole genome shotgun sequence:
- the WRAP53 gene encoding telomerase Cajal body protein 1: MCPPQDELVSCHSLSFSTDGTELLCGYESCVRVFTTQRPGRHCTTRTLRCGGQAQKGLIGCLAVSPAQELLCCGSYGRSVGLYPMDGGGAVALWPQLPFAPTYLRFSPDGVYLYAGGRKANHILCWDVRHPDKELFVMERRVATNQRVTFDLDPLHPWLPIMATSSGQRVFPVPWDSDDEGGDDDDEPPRRGDNGLQLWWWGGGEDPCYGDKGDNGGGHMGTCGGNMGTYGDTGDTGGGNGQ, from the exons atgTGCCCCCCCCAGGACGAGCTGGTGTCGTGCCACTCGCTGTCCTTCAGCACTGATGGCACTGAGTTACTGTGTGGGTACGAGAGCTGCGTGCGCGTCTTCACCACACAGAGACCAGGGAGACACTGCACCACACGGACACTGCGCT GTGGAGGGCAGGCTCAGAAGGGCCTGATTGGCTGCCTGGCCGTCAGCCCCGCCCAGGAGCTGTTGTGCTGTGGGTCCTATGGGCGCAGTGTGGGGCTGTACCCcatggatggggggggggccGTGGCTCTGTGGCCTCAGCTCCCCTTTGCCCCCACTTATCTCCGCTTCAGCCCCGATGGGGTCTATCTGTACGCCGGGGGGCGCAAG GCCAATCACATCCTGTGCTGGGATGTCCGTCATCCAGACAAGGAGCTGTTTGTGATGGAGCGACGCGTGGCCACCAACCAGAGGGTGACCTTTGACCTCGACCC cctTCACCCCTGGCTGCCCATCATGGCCACGTCGTCGGGGCAGCGCGTGTTCCCTGTGCCGTGGGACAGCGATGACGAGGGGGGGGACGACGACGACGAGCCCCCCCGGCGGGGGGACAACGGGCTGCAGctgtggtggtggggggggggcgagGACCCCTGCTATGGGGACAAAGGGGACAACGGGGGGGGACATATGGGGACCTGTGGGGGCaatatggggacatatggggacaCAGGGGACACGGGGGGGGGCAAT ggacaataa